The following proteins are co-located in the Blastopirellula marina genome:
- a CDS encoding HNH endonuclease — MTNCRRGYGLSLRELAGSDCCVFCGLNLFENYHHWLLLQVDHVIPTKMGLRLGIPIDWLEDYSNAAMACSACNSFNNHFDALDVTEPPQTMDEFYDLRDAVFRARLPGVQKAQEAERGFFDRLPKNSPAE, encoded by the coding sequence GTGACCAATTGTCGGCGGGGATATGGACTAAGCCTACGAGAGCTGGCGGGTAGCGACTGCTGTGTTTTCTGTGGCCTTAATCTCTTTGAGAACTACCATCACTGGCTCTTGCTACAAGTCGACCACGTGATTCCCACCAAAATGGGCTTACGACTAGGAATTCCCATCGATTGGCTGGAAGACTACAGTAATGCTGCCATGGCTTGTTCTGCCTGTAATTCCTTCAACAATCACTTTGACGCCTTGGATGTGACTGAGCCGCCCCAAACGATGGATGAGTTCTATGATCTCCGAGATGCCGTCTTCCGCGCACGACTTCCTGGCGTCCAAAAGGCCCAAGAAGCGGAGAGGGGCTTTTTTGATCGGCTCCCCAAAAACAGTCCTGCTGAATGA
- a CDS encoding bifunctional RecB family nuclease/DEAD/DEAH box helicase: MSKKPIATASPSTPFRISPSTVARYFFQDCDRFLRFSAATPEQRTRDNSPTKQFDHSPLMNAIFESGYEWETYVLKNYLKKKAKIAKGEGELHKRRFSMAETHDLLRDGKPGTYIYQPTFRPPSSFYARFQIDPSLVTLSDNHPDLISVEVNEQGKRVFRVLDVKRGETLKLTHRVQVLLYALQLDEIIQDQGISDAQVDLSEGAVWLGQKDSPSLFDLDDFRPHLENFLRDDLSRILREPAKDVHWHLYFRCEWCEFFSHCRDEMTQEDNISRVANLTSYGKRHLKTEAKVDTIPQLASFLKQKDTDEILSRCASLTGQRPRLQKQVDALLSKRLELQDAAALAIPKGENIALFLTLQEEPLGKTVYLAGLLLQCKPEVGVKVLSQDMRAKLEDEKGRSKPLTLLACQPEEVTKLQSQWIHFLFKLLTQIDEFNRSISEWKDQVSLQAYIHSEQEKSLLIGLLIDALKKPKLAEKAMTLLFYFQAPELMMADRHPDSEVPYPVVVLVNALVKMFALPVDVRYTLPESLAALGSSFKYSRNDYYHFPFGDGMRAEAIHSVWRRGKRELSPEIRQRANLQLYAISALLRSMRQHASQSLFTWPPKFRLPDTETVSDKILSRLIFFTRYESLLRCLEVRDARSESREAQAFLGQVLELQARDEVRMAIVGDSAMEVDESGFPGWMLVDDDEDGRRAQLEYRDYLWRNKHWGGSGHPHRAIVGITQVRTNRLGLPSEITVDYKKPFSDVQPGSGDRLLLYPRFTDYTTDPIISFLRESVPSQGLFLDLLKAPEEVSETAMFSKPIENRLKQGETQLSLTTSQLEAYRRIRHRKFVPVWGPPGTGKTHFLASIILGLISAHADEGRPFRVLVTAFTHAAIENVLRKLAELKRTGSGGGQAVLGKAKKWHSPQLANAMIVEDKGIPSWLQRQQHAVLGSTVYSILKTYDELAETFDLVVIDEASQVRVSESAVPIGLVHSKGRLVLAGDHLQLPPIIAGDYPDTEPGEPVLHRSIFEAVGGSALHNDQIVSQLSENFRMNDYLTGVASHLLYGPKYQCFDEQVASRRLNLQLPNNASKISQACLDPDFPLVIVALEGIQAARENVIEAELVSILVSDLRQHLKTSSGKAYDSDQAFFKDGVFIVSPHRMQIRTIQQALHQERDWTSLPFVDTVDKMQGQEADAVIVSYGVSDPEFAMQEADFIYGLNRLNVAMTRAKTKCVLFLPRPLLDATPSVLDQPEAARGLAFMRRLISEVSDSAHNLTLEIPPGVKATIYRSSESQESR, translated from the coding sequence CAGTTCGATCATAGTCCATTGATGAACGCAATTTTTGAGTCGGGCTATGAATGGGAAACGTATGTCCTCAAGAATTACCTCAAGAAGAAGGCGAAGATCGCTAAAGGGGAGGGGGAACTCCACAAGAGGCGTTTTTCAATGGCAGAGACGCACGATCTGCTCCGAGATGGGAAACCAGGAACTTACATCTATCAGCCAACGTTTCGCCCCCCGTCTTCCTTCTATGCGCGATTTCAGATTGACCCGTCACTGGTAACGTTAAGCGATAATCATCCAGACCTGATTTCCGTTGAAGTCAATGAACAAGGAAAACGCGTGTTTCGCGTGTTGGACGTCAAACGGGGTGAGACGCTTAAGCTCACCCATCGCGTTCAAGTCCTCCTCTATGCTTTGCAGCTTGATGAGATCATTCAGGATCAAGGAATCTCCGATGCGCAAGTTGATCTCTCGGAAGGAGCGGTTTGGCTGGGCCAAAAAGACTCTCCCAGCCTCTTTGATCTGGACGATTTTCGCCCGCATCTCGAGAATTTCCTCCGAGATGATTTGTCGAGGATTCTGCGTGAGCCGGCTAAAGATGTTCACTGGCATCTCTACTTCCGCTGTGAATGGTGTGAGTTCTTTTCGCATTGCCGCGATGAGATGACCCAAGAAGATAATATTTCTCGTGTTGCGAATCTGACGAGCTATGGAAAGCGACATTTGAAGACGGAGGCGAAAGTTGACACAATCCCCCAACTAGCCAGCTTTCTAAAACAGAAGGACACGGATGAAATTCTCAGTCGCTGCGCGTCCCTTACCGGACAACGCCCCCGGCTGCAAAAGCAGGTTGACGCTCTGCTCAGCAAGCGTCTTGAGCTCCAAGATGCCGCCGCCTTGGCGATTCCCAAAGGAGAGAATATCGCCCTCTTTTTAACCTTGCAGGAGGAACCCTTGGGAAAAACGGTCTATCTGGCCGGTCTGTTGCTCCAATGCAAACCCGAGGTGGGCGTTAAAGTCTTGAGCCAAGACATGCGGGCTAAGCTGGAAGACGAAAAGGGGCGTTCAAAGCCACTAACACTCTTGGCCTGTCAACCCGAGGAAGTTACGAAACTTCAATCCCAGTGGATTCACTTCCTCTTCAAGCTCCTGACGCAGATTGACGAGTTCAATCGAAGTATCTCGGAGTGGAAGGATCAAGTGAGCCTGCAGGCCTACATTCACAGTGAGCAGGAGAAATCACTATTGATCGGGTTACTGATCGATGCGTTGAAGAAGCCAAAGCTGGCCGAAAAGGCAATGACTTTGTTGTTTTACTTTCAAGCTCCGGAATTAATGATGGCAGATCGCCACCCAGATTCCGAGGTTCCTTATCCGGTCGTGGTTCTGGTAAACGCATTGGTCAAGATGTTTGCTTTGCCGGTGGACGTCCGCTACACACTCCCCGAGAGTCTGGCCGCCCTGGGAAGCTCTTTCAAATACTCTCGCAATGACTACTATCACTTTCCATTTGGTGACGGCATGCGTGCCGAAGCCATTCACAGCGTGTGGCGCCGAGGGAAACGTGAACTTAGTCCTGAAATACGTCAGCGAGCTAACCTCCAACTGTATGCGATATCCGCACTCCTGCGGAGCATGCGGCAACACGCGAGTCAGTCGCTGTTCACCTGGCCACCGAAATTCCGGCTTCCAGACACGGAGACGGTTTCCGACAAGATCTTATCACGCTTAATCTTTTTCACTCGATATGAAAGTCTTTTGCGCTGTTTGGAAGTCCGTGATGCTCGTTCCGAGTCGCGCGAAGCCCAAGCTTTTCTCGGACAGGTTTTGGAACTCCAAGCACGTGATGAGGTCCGGATGGCGATCGTCGGCGATAGCGCTATGGAGGTTGATGAAAGTGGCTTTCCTGGCTGGATGCTCGTGGATGACGATGAAGACGGCAGGCGCGCACAGCTTGAGTATCGGGACTACCTCTGGCGTAACAAGCATTGGGGTGGCAGCGGCCATCCCCATCGTGCCATTGTGGGAATAACCCAAGTCCGTACGAACCGACTGGGCTTGCCCAGCGAGATTACCGTTGACTACAAAAAGCCCTTTTCGGATGTCCAACCGGGCAGTGGCGATCGCCTCCTTCTTTATCCACGATTCACGGACTATACCACGGATCCCATTATTTCCTTCTTGCGCGAAAGTGTTCCGTCCCAGGGCCTCTTCCTCGACCTACTCAAGGCCCCCGAGGAGGTATCGGAAACGGCGATGTTCTCTAAGCCGATCGAGAACCGCCTCAAGCAGGGAGAAACACAACTGTCGTTGACGACGAGCCAGCTCGAGGCCTACAGGCGAATTCGCCACCGCAAGTTTGTTCCCGTGTGGGGTCCTCCTGGAACAGGCAAGACCCACTTTTTGGCATCGATCATCCTGGGCTTGATTTCCGCTCATGCTGATGAAGGCCGGCCTTTCCGGGTTCTCGTAACCGCCTTCACACATGCGGCGATTGAAAATGTCTTGCGAAAGCTCGCCGAGCTAAAACGCACTGGAAGCGGAGGAGGGCAGGCCGTCCTGGGCAAGGCTAAAAAGTGGCACAGTCCTCAGCTCGCCAACGCGATGATTGTGGAAGACAAGGGGATTCCATCTTGGCTACAACGTCAGCAACATGCCGTCCTAGGATCAACCGTCTATTCCATCTTGAAAACTTATGATGAGCTCGCGGAAACATTCGATCTCGTCGTGATCGATGAAGCGTCGCAAGTCCGCGTTTCCGAATCTGCTGTGCCTATTGGCCTGGTGCATTCGAAGGGGCGACTGGTACTCGCTGGAGATCATCTACAGCTTCCTCCGATCATCGCCGGAGATTATCCCGATACGGAACCAGGCGAACCCGTGCTACATCGATCCATCTTCGAAGCCGTGGGAGGATCTGCTTTGCACAACGACCAAATCGTCAGTCAGCTTTCGGAAAACTTCCGCATGAATGATTATTTGACGGGGGTCGCGAGTCACCTGCTATACGGACCGAAGTACCAATGCTTTGACGAGCAGGTCGCGTCTCGTCGACTCAACCTTCAACTTCCCAACAATGCGTCGAAGATTTCCCAGGCGTGCTTGGATCCGGACTTCCCGCTGGTCATCGTTGCTTTAGAAGGCATTCAAGCCGCCCGAGAGAATGTTATTGAAGCGGAGTTAGTCAGTATTCTTGTAAGCGACCTGCGCCAGCACCTCAAGACTTCGTCCGGCAAGGCGTACGATAGTGATCAAGCATTTTTCAAGGATGGCGTCTTTATTGTGAGCCCGCATCGCATGCAGATTCGCACGATCCAACAGGCTCTTCACCAGGAACGTGACTGGACCTCGCTGCCGTTTGTTGACACGGTCGATAAGATGCAGGGGCAAGAGGCGGACGCCGTTATTGTCAGCTACGGTGTCTCGGATCCAGAATTTGCCATGCAAGAGGCCGATTTCATTTACGGGCTGAATCGACTTAATGTTGCCATGACGAGGGCCAAGACAAAATGCGTCCTGTTTTTACCGCGTCCCCTGCTCGATGCCACGCCCAGTGTGCTCGATCAACCGGAAGCAGCACGCGGCCTGGCGTTTATGCGTCGACTTATCTCTGAGGTCTCGGATTCGGCACACAACCTCACTCTGGAAATCCCCCCCGGCGTGAAGGCAACGATCTATCGCTCCAGTGAAAGCCAAGAGTCACGCTAG
- a CDS encoding McrB family protein, translating to MNASPNEPTSHELLAKQVLESLSIPVSTFPEIAIVEDQRSNAAKCMVQLFCNRISAGSYLPEQIKIGAYKWRDGTLILRNSRVGEHHWSSLGTTVVETLHADARSQPLVYVLTHWDVEQGTLHVWAIPEPVAYTFLSELPTGQDGTRKTIKLFPSNHAVKDAPSSGDLSRYYLKLTLSLKERSKLSEAVKIDKTVKKINQDQDDEEDSGNAEPGDTELLFSEETVAYLEDLADHTEDSTWHEQQKDRYARVLRDPAKQFVDMLRTNYIERLSPEVAGGKGPLSRLKKNDFGKGGYHDHYWMAFYDPAAGSKTKSVQLYFRMLGKERLWRYGFAFGNYCEDYLKRLKKAILENRSLVIEFFQNSPDDTLIKLVTGEETLQWAADQFVNEVLSDDSVFQQWFGDESKIDDFNVIREFALAELPNHQETLVQEVGEFFTWAWPLFRASTSGDWSVTKAKATKMSPEDESEDDVDEFAPQSLSELGYFTSLSPEFLEEIEQSLLAKQQVVLVGPPGTSKTYIARQFARYFVRQKPGRPQGTHHVLYMHANWSYEDFFEGIKPTTSENGTLTFSLKQGFFLEWVEQLRDFDPKAQHVLVLDEINRCDTAAVLGELLQLLEYRGTTVRLLSGRRFVFPRNLFIIGTMNSADRSIGRLDLALRRRFLWLNLHPQMDTLQRWLDRLGNNPIGFKSSTLAECNALLHERGILPEQHIGHALFMTQKSDVDDETAAPDDIPLSEKHLRRIVQFSVMPYVRELLTAQFGQHDDNLESMIEAKLLSCLEKADSSTPAAVPHD from the coding sequence ATGAATGCGTCCCCCAACGAACCAACATCTCATGAGCTATTGGCCAAGCAAGTTCTCGAGAGCTTGAGCATACCAGTCTCAACGTTTCCAGAAATCGCGATAGTCGAGGATCAACGCAGCAATGCCGCCAAGTGTATGGTTCAGCTGTTTTGCAATCGCATCTCCGCTGGCAGCTATCTCCCTGAACAGATAAAGATCGGTGCCTACAAATGGCGAGACGGCACTCTCATTCTGCGAAATTCTCGAGTTGGAGAGCATCATTGGTCGTCCTTAGGCACCACCGTCGTGGAAACACTGCATGCGGACGCACGATCTCAGCCGCTGGTCTATGTCCTTACCCACTGGGATGTTGAGCAAGGCACACTTCATGTGTGGGCCATCCCGGAACCCGTTGCCTATACGTTCTTATCTGAGCTGCCTACCGGCCAAGATGGAACGCGGAAAACGATCAAGCTTTTCCCATCGAACCATGCCGTCAAAGATGCGCCGAGCTCTGGCGACCTCTCGCGGTACTACCTCAAGCTGACGCTATCGCTTAAGGAAAGAAGCAAGTTATCCGAAGCGGTAAAGATTGACAAAACGGTAAAGAAGATAAATCAGGACCAAGACGACGAAGAAGACAGCGGCAATGCAGAACCCGGAGATACCGAGTTACTGTTTTCTGAAGAGACCGTAGCCTACCTCGAAGACCTGGCGGACCATACCGAAGATTCTACGTGGCACGAGCAGCAAAAAGATCGCTATGCTCGAGTCTTGCGTGATCCGGCAAAACAATTTGTCGATATGCTGCGCACAAACTACATCGAACGCTTGAGCCCTGAGGTTGCTGGCGGAAAGGGGCCGCTTTCGAGATTAAAAAAGAATGATTTCGGCAAGGGGGGCTATCACGACCATTATTGGATGGCCTTTTATGACCCTGCCGCCGGCAGCAAAACCAAATCAGTCCAACTCTATTTTCGGATGCTCGGCAAGGAGCGTTTGTGGCGGTATGGCTTCGCCTTTGGCAATTACTGTGAGGACTACCTAAAAAGGTTAAAGAAGGCCATCCTAGAAAATCGGAGCCTCGTCATTGAGTTCTTCCAGAATTCGCCAGACGACACGTTGATCAAGCTCGTCACTGGTGAGGAGACCCTACAATGGGCTGCCGATCAATTCGTGAACGAAGTGCTGAGCGACGACAGCGTCTTTCAACAATGGTTTGGTGACGAGTCGAAGATTGATGACTTCAACGTCATTCGTGAATTCGCGCTCGCGGAATTGCCCAATCACCAAGAAACGCTTGTGCAAGAAGTTGGTGAGTTCTTCACATGGGCTTGGCCCCTTTTCCGAGCAAGTACCTCAGGAGATTGGAGCGTTACCAAGGCGAAAGCGACCAAGATGTCGCCAGAAGACGAATCAGAGGATGATGTCGATGAATTTGCTCCTCAATCGCTTTCCGAACTAGGCTACTTTACCTCGTTGTCTCCGGAGTTCCTTGAAGAAATTGAACAATCCTTGCTTGCCAAACAGCAAGTTGTTCTCGTGGGACCCCCGGGCACCTCCAAGACCTACATTGCGAGGCAGTTTGCCAGATACTTCGTTCGCCAAAAGCCAGGGCGACCTCAGGGAACGCATCATGTTCTTTACATGCACGCGAACTGGTCATACGAAGACTTCTTCGAGGGAATTAAGCCCACAACGAGCGAGAACGGCACGCTGACCTTTTCACTGAAGCAAGGATTCTTCTTGGAATGGGTCGAACAGCTCCGAGATTTCGATCCCAAGGCACAGCATGTCCTCGTCCTTGATGAAATTAACCGGTGCGATACGGCTGCCGTGCTGGGTGAATTGCTTCAACTCTTGGAATATCGTGGAACCACCGTCCGACTTCTATCTGGCCGCCGATTCGTCTTTCCCCGGAATCTTTTCATCATTGGCACGATGAACAGTGCAGATCGTTCGATTGGTCGGTTGGATCTGGCGCTGCGTCGACGCTTTCTATGGTTGAACCTACACCCCCAGATGGACACGTTACAACGCTGGCTCGACCGTCTGGGCAACAATCCAATTGGGTTCAAGAGCAGCACCTTGGCAGAATGCAATGCTCTACTTCACGAAAGAGGGATCTTACCGGAGCAACACATCGGACACGCTCTCTTTATGACACAAAAATCGGATGTCGATGATGAAACAGCAGCCCCGGACGATATTCCACTTTCAGAGAAGCATCTTCGACGGATCGTACAGTTCAGCGTTATGCCCTATGTGCGCGAGCTTCTGACGGCACAATTCGGACAACATGACGATAACCTGGAAAGCATGATCGAGGCGAAATTGCTGAGCTGCCTTGAGAAGGCGGACTCTAGTACGCCGGCGGCGGTTCCTCATGACTGA
- a CDS encoding SprT family zinc-dependent metalloprotease — MKHTDVLSRCPRLLRRWTNKWEVPELANVIAYEWSTRLRRSLGRAYPERNLIRLSVLLQNADYAELFDEVLCHEAAHIAVFHLHGNSVLIHGPEWKELVQIAGFQPRLSQEAELLGTCRDSQGVEYVHTCPICHTTRTSKRPQPNWRCVPCQQSGLDGVLVIQSRPKSMENKDVQ; from the coding sequence ATGAAACACACCGATGTACTCTCTAGATGCCCAAGACTGCTGCGTCGTTGGACAAACAAGTGGGAAGTCCCAGAACTTGCCAACGTGATTGCGTACGAGTGGAGCACACGACTTCGACGCTCGTTGGGGCGTGCGTATCCAGAGCGCAACCTGATCCGACTCAGTGTCCTTCTCCAGAATGCTGACTACGCCGAGCTCTTCGACGAGGTTCTCTGCCACGAGGCCGCTCATATTGCCGTATTTCACCTTCATGGAAATAGCGTCCTAATTCACGGGCCGGAATGGAAAGAACTCGTCCAAATTGCTGGCTTCCAGCCACGGCTCAGTCAAGAGGCGGAGTTGCTTGGCACCTGCCGCGATTCCCAGGGTGTCGAGTACGTACACACCTGTCCGATCTGTCACACGACCCGGACATCGAAGCGTCCGCAACCCAATTGGCGATGTGTTCCGTGCCAGCAATCAGGGTTAGACGGAGTTTTAGTCATTCAGAGTCGCCCCAAGTCGATGGAGAACAAGGATGTCCAGTGA
- a CDS encoding DUF3427 domain-containing protein, translating to MSSECPFCSVEVSRIVFHDDLVYALWDGFPVSEGHLLIVTTRHVSNWFDATKEEQLAILHALDRGRALIEQRYSVHGFNIGINVETAAGQTVPHLHVHLIPRREGDVPDPRGGVRHVIPGRGNYLKTTAAGVDLLPGTATDSLLVRGTDDPFLPHLRACLDRADKADLAVAFILRSGVALVREHLSDLLDRGGQVRIVTGDYLNVTDPDALIDLLDLGGNLQLRIFEAKTTSFHPKAYIFAGADHPNTAFVGSSNLTMPALRDGMEWNYRILHSDTDRGFGEVTKAFEDLFVHPDTRVVDQDWIDAYRERRGPVSNKRIVEVVEETPEPPPKPHAIQEEALAALKSTRMAGNEAGLVVLATGLGKTWLAAFDSTSEMFPRVLFVAHREEILNQAMQTFRRIRPNARLGLYTGTDKTPDADVIFASIQTLGRARHLNRFERDRFDYIVIDEFHHAAAKTYRRLIDYFTPQFLLGLTATPERMDGGDLLGLCQENLVYRKDLVAGIEANLLCPFHYFGVPDEVDYSNIPWRSAKFDEAELTNAVATTRRAENALEQLRLQGGTRAIGFCCSQRHANFMADFFTEKGVRAVAVHSGDRSAPRASAIEALTSGDLDIIFAVDMFNEGLDIPNIDTVLMLRPTESSTIWMQQFGRGLRRSDGKENLKVIDYIGNHRAFLLKIRSLLQPIMGLKESDAEISAAMRLLQRGEAGLPEGCNITYELEAIDIIQSLLRIRPEDDAILAFYEDFRDRHGIRPTAIELYHSGYNPRSVRRTHGSWTKFLRSMGDLSPSESEVIASMGDFLDSLESTEMTKSFKMLVLQAMLSHGAMPGQITIDQLRDEVRRIAQKSHKLRAEMGDTLDDDRQLKKSLEDNPIKAWRDGRGTGGESYFQYDGVTFATRFSVPDDQAEDFRALVRELVDWRLAEYLDRDQKNSTSTRFVCRVIHSNGRPILKLPDREKTAGIPSGWVDVLVNEQVYAVNFVTQFVNVIRRDRESTDNVLPEIMRAWFGASAGQRGTRFQVTFETAGDQLEMKPIRSESNPSKAEIWRHYMRKDIAPLFGLSFKPGKWNKGFVTANPHIFLLVTLEKKSLNENHRYDDRFIDERTFQWQSQNQTRTNSKDGRLIRDHKERGVQVHLFVRKQKTLDQKGAPFVYCGEVDFEQWEGEQPISVHWKLRDPVPQAMRQQMGVPEGT from the coding sequence ATGTCCAGTGAATGCCCCTTTTGCAGCGTCGAAGTATCAAGAATCGTCTTTCATGACGACTTGGTATACGCACTTTGGGACGGATTTCCTGTCTCCGAGGGACACTTGCTTATCGTTACTACGCGACACGTCTCCAATTGGTTTGACGCAACCAAGGAAGAACAGCTGGCAATTCTGCATGCTCTCGATCGCGGCCGTGCGCTTATTGAACAAAGATATTCCGTCCATGGCTTTAATATCGGCATAAACGTGGAAACTGCCGCCGGCCAGACGGTGCCTCATCTTCATGTTCATTTGATCCCCAGACGTGAAGGAGACGTTCCCGATCCTCGTGGTGGTGTGCGTCATGTAATACCTGGTCGTGGAAATTATCTCAAGACGACCGCGGCTGGAGTTGACCTCTTACCAGGAACGGCAACGGATAGCTTGCTCGTTCGAGGGACGGACGATCCCTTCTTGCCGCACCTAAGAGCATGTCTTGATCGGGCTGACAAAGCAGACCTAGCGGTTGCTTTTATTCTCCGAAGTGGCGTCGCGCTGGTTCGAGAGCATCTTAGTGACTTGCTAGATCGCGGCGGACAAGTTCGTATTGTCACCGGCGATTATCTTAATGTAACGGATCCCGATGCGCTAATCGACCTGCTGGACCTCGGAGGCAATCTTCAGCTCAGAATCTTTGAAGCAAAAACGACTTCCTTTCATCCAAAAGCGTACATCTTCGCTGGGGCAGATCATCCAAACACGGCATTTGTCGGCAGCTCCAATTTAACAATGCCCGCTCTTCGTGATGGGATGGAATGGAACTATCGCATTCTCCATTCGGACACCGATCGTGGCTTTGGTGAGGTCACGAAAGCCTTCGAGGATTTATTCGTTCATCCTGACACGAGGGTCGTCGATCAGGACTGGATTGATGCGTACCGAGAGCGAAGAGGTCCGGTATCTAATAAGCGTATCGTCGAGGTCGTCGAAGAAACCCCAGAACCGCCGCCCAAGCCACATGCGATCCAAGAAGAGGCTCTAGCGGCACTTAAATCAACCAGAATGGCCGGCAACGAAGCTGGTTTAGTCGTCTTGGCTACTGGCTTAGGAAAGACTTGGCTCGCAGCATTTGATTCAACGAGCGAGATGTTTCCCAGAGTGTTGTTTGTCGCCCATCGCGAAGAAATTCTAAATCAAGCCATGCAGACCTTTCGACGTATTCGACCGAATGCCAGGCTCGGTCTCTACACAGGAACCGACAAAACTCCCGATGCCGATGTCATCTTCGCATCGATTCAAACCCTAGGAAGGGCGCGACACCTAAATCGCTTCGAACGCGATCGATTTGATTACATTGTCATTGACGAGTTTCATCATGCAGCGGCAAAAACCTATCGCCGGTTAATCGACTATTTCACACCCCAGTTTTTACTTGGCCTCACGGCTACCCCCGAACGCATGGATGGAGGCGATCTGCTCGGGCTCTGTCAAGAAAATCTTGTTTATCGCAAGGATCTTGTTGCTGGCATCGAAGCCAATCTTTTGTGCCCGTTTCATTACTTCGGTGTCCCCGACGAAGTCGACTATTCCAACATTCCTTGGCGGAGTGCGAAATTCGATGAAGCAGAATTGACCAACGCGGTTGCCACCACGCGCCGCGCCGAAAATGCCCTCGAGCAACTTCGCTTACAGGGTGGCACAAGAGCGATTGGATTTTGCTGCTCTCAACGCCATGCCAACTTCATGGCTGACTTCTTCACCGAGAAAGGCGTTCGGGCAGTTGCCGTTCATTCAGGTGATCGTTCCGCGCCTCGGGCTTCGGCTATTGAAGCGCTGACCAGCGGCGACCTCGACATCATCTTTGCCGTAGATATGTTCAACGAAGGTCTCGACATCCCCAACATCGACACCGTTTTGATGTTGCGACCAACAGAATCGAGCACGATCTGGATGCAGCAGTTCGGCCGGGGGCTCCGCCGTTCCGACGGGAAAGAAAATCTGAAGGTCATTGACTACATCGGCAATCACCGAGCCTTCCTTCTGAAGATTCGATCACTTCTACAACCCATTATGGGATTGAAAGAATCGGACGCCGAAATCTCCGCCGCGATGCGACTACTTCAACGAGGAGAGGCCGGTCTGCCGGAAGGATGTAATATCACCTACGAACTCGAAGCGATTGACATTATCCAGTCTTTGCTCAGGATTCGACCCGAGGATGATGCCATCCTCGCTTTCTACGAGGACTTTCGAGACCGCCATGGGATCCGCCCGACGGCGATCGAATTGTATCATTCCGGGTACAATCCACGATCGGTGCGACGGACCCATGGATCCTGGACGAAGTTCTTACGATCCATGGGAGACCTTAGTCCTTCCGAAAGCGAAGTTATCGCGTCCATGGGAGATTTCCTCGACTCCTTGGAATCAACTGAGATGACAAAGAGCTTCAAGATGCTCGTACTGCAAGCCATGCTTAGTCATGGCGCAATGCCAGGACAGATCACGATCGATCAACTTCGGGATGAAGTTCGCAGAATCGCACAGAAGAGCCACAAACTTCGCGCCGAAATGGGAGACACACTTGATGACGATCGTCAGCTGAAAAAGTCGCTTGAAGACAATCCGATTAAGGCCTGGCGTGACGGTCGAGGCACCGGGGGCGAGTCCTATTTCCAGTATGATGGCGTGACTTTTGCCACCCGCTTTTCCGTTCCTGACGATCAGGCAGAGGACTTTCGAGCCTTAGTACGAGAACTGGTTGATTGGCGGCTTGCGGAGTATCTTGATCGTGACCAGAAGAACTCAACTTCCACGCGATTTGTCTGCCGTGTAATCCATTCCAATGGGCGTCCGATCCTGAAGCTGCCCGACCGAGAAAAGACGGCCGGAATCCCGTCTGGGTGGGTTGACGTGCTCGTGAATGAACAAGTGTACGCTGTGAATTTCGTTACGCAGTTCGTTAATGTAATACGCAGGGATCGCGAGTCTACGGACAATGTCCTACCCGAAATTATGCGAGCATGGTTCGGGGCTAGCGCCGGCCAACGTGGAACCCGTTTCCAAGTGACATTCGAGACAGCCGGTGACCAGCTAGAGATGAAACCGATCCGTTCAGAATCTAACCCCTCTAAAGCGGAGATCTGGCGACATTACATGCGTAAGGATATCGCCCCACTTTTCGGACTATCCTTTAAGCCTGGTAAATGGAATAAGGGCTTTGTCACGGCTAATCCTCACATCTTCTTGTTAGTCACGCTGGAGAAGAAAAGCCTGAACGAGAATCATCGCTATGACGATCGTTTCATTGACGAACGTACCTTTCAGTGGCAAAGCCAGAATCAGACAAGAACGAATAGCAAGGACGGGCGTCTGATTCGAGACCACAAGGAACGAGGAGTTCAAGTACATCTCTTTGTTCGCAAACAAAAGACCCTGGATCAGAAAGGCGCTCCATTTGTGTACTGCGGCGAGGTCGATTTTGAGCAATGGGAAGGAGAACAACCAATCTCCGTACACTGGAAGCTCAGAGATCCCGTGCCTCAGGCAATGCGCCAGCAGATGGGAGTACCCGAAGGTACTTGA